The Megalobrama amblycephala isolate DHTTF-2021 linkage group LG7, ASM1881202v1, whole genome shotgun sequence genome window below encodes:
- the LOC125272176 gene encoding von Willebrand factor A domain-containing protein 7-like yields the protein MKSSVPVVALITLVVSRVQAFVSVGGSGNTHVTITDHAVMAKIHEVCEAVAKSEGREFDPMGSSPEEVLRACLGTATGEVSGAKFRTALNQIYMQNGFVDRDFMSSAPHHFNNEAFTEGRNLIIQGIAAIKANVRTDNLQSARETLGRVCHTLQDFYSHSNWVELGNKSPYANLIRPDLNIENIADVAMPTCSDCASGTCPNQLLPDILNGKFLTSGYMGLFSPNKPKGKCSHGGETDLSSTQNPRGGISKDERHSYNADLHNNAVNLASEATLELLEDIRGAIGNKDYLRLMGIARSAVLAFVIDTTGSMAKEIAEAKRVAFKIIDSKKGTQDEPSEYILVPFNDPVFGPLIRTTDPDEMKLEIAMLEAKGGGDLPEMCLSGLQLALTGAPSSSQIYVFTDDSPKDMYLKNIITALIRSTKSTVSFFMTTYSRRKRRALKAGPNFQVYYDMALASGGQAIEVSKSSISQATDIIVDTSTSALVTIFQCSRNPGRVESFSFPLDESVSNTTIYITGSSLSFNLRSPTGVSQSNTVANGPLGTLQTVGNLQRIQLNETEMGLWFIEMTTSLPYTIKVIGQSAITFIYNFVEEFKGPHPGYAVIDGRPSAGSPAKLLLTLSGEKGPEALEVHEVALVEVSGVKVSNGSIEKMAGGDFLVTVKEVPEGEFVILLKGKDKTFSSLFQRQTTTLMSQSKVTVKAIADSSMLPGEEFKLNFTVATNGSSGTYTIHARSDKNITVTHPPTLSLMSGGSAQGTVSLTPPADMVSGTDVTLTIEAEGPGGSDSNYAVLRLSVLSKVTDLTPPKCEIVDVQGTCYSSSCSSSNWELSVSITDNNGTGIESISIQQGSGNLTQKEVEDGVMGLYEASCCSTSVTLSAVDKVGNVGRCSYTMKSSAGFRLISMSLPLWASLLLYSFLCDSFTL from the exons ATGAAGTCATCTGTGCCCGTCGTGGCCCTGATCACACTAGTGGTGTCCAGGGTGCAGGCATTTGTGTCAGTTGGGGGTAGCGGAAACACCCATGTGACCATTACTGATCATGCTGTGATGGCAAAGATCCATGAGGTGTGTGAAGCAGTGGCTAAATCTGAAGGAAGAGAATTTGATCCAATG GGATCATCACCCGAAGAGGTGCTGCGTGCATGTCTGGGCACGGCCACAGGTGAGGTTTCGGGAGCCAAGTTTCGCACAGCACTGAATCAGATCTACATGCAGAATGGATTTGTGGACCGTGATTTCATGAGCAGTGCACCACACCACTTCAATAATGAAGCCTTCACTGAGGGGCGCAACCTCATCATTCAGGGGATTGCAGCCATTAAAGCGAATGTCCGTACAGACAACCTTCAGTCTGCCAGAGAAACGCTGGGGCGAGTGTGTCACACACTGCAG gatttttACAGCCACAGTAACTGGGTTGAATTAGGGAACAAAAGTCCATATGCCAACCTCATCAGACCGGATCTCAACATTGAGAACATTGCAG ACGTGGCAATGCCAACATGCAGTGACTGTGCCAGTGGTACCTGTCCAAATCAGCTGCTGCCTGACATTCTGAATGGGAAGTTCCTCACTTCAGGATACATGGGATTGTTCTCCCCTAACAAACCTAAAG GTAAATGTAGTCATGGTGGAGAAACTGATCTCAGCAGTACCCAGAATCCTCGAGGTGGGATCAGTAAAGATGAACGCCATTCCTATAATGCTGATCTACACAATAATGCTGTGAATCTGGCATCTGAAGCCACCCTGGAGCTGCTGGAGGACATCCGTGGAGCTATAGGAAACAAGGACTACCTTCG GCTGATGGGTATTGCACGATCTGCAGTACTGGCTTTTGTGATTGACACCACAGGCAGTATGGCAAAAGAAATTGCAGAAGCCAAGAGAGTCGCCTTCAAAATCATTGACAGTAAGAAAGGAACTCAAGATGAACCATCTGAATATATTCTGGTGCCGTTTAATGATCCAG TTTTTGGACCACTAATAAGAACCACAGACCCAGATGAAATGAAGTTGGAGATTGCCATGCTCGAAGCTAAAGGAGGAGGAGACCTTCCAGAAATGTGCCTGTCAGGACTTCAG TTGGCTCTGACAGGCGCTCCCTCCTCCTCGCAAATATATGTGTTTACTGACGATTCACCTAAGGATATGTACCTGAAGAACATCATCACCGCCCTCATCCGCAGCACCAAGTCTACA GTGTCTTTCTTCATGACGACATATAGCAGGAGGAAGAGAAGGGCACTGAAGGCAGGGCCAAATTTTCAGGTGTATTATGACATGGCCTTGGCCTCTGGTGGTCAAGCCATTGAAGTCTCCAAGTCCAGCATCTCTCAAGCCACTGACATCATTGTTGATACCTCTACTTCAGCCCTG GTGACAATTTTTCAGTGCTCCAGAAATCCAGGACGTGTGGAGAGTTTCTCCTTCCCCCTGGATGAGTCTGTGTCCAACACTACCATCTACATCACAGGAAGTAGCCTCTCATTCAACCTACGCAGCCCGACAG GTGTGTCTCAATCTAACACTGTTGCCAACGGACCTCTGGGAACGCTTCAGACAGTAGGAAACCTGCAACGAATCCAATTAAACGAAACTGAGATGGGCCTGTGGTTTATTGAAATGACGACATCTCTGCCCTACACCATAAAAGTGATTG GCCAGAGTGCGATTACATTCATCTACAACTTTGTGGAGGAATTCAAAGGACCCCATCCTGGATATGCTGTCATTGATGGGCGGCCGTCAGCAG GCTCACCGGCTAAGCTGCTACTAACACTGTCTGGAGAGAAAGGTCCAGAGGCTCTAGAGGTGCATGAGGTCGCTCTCGTGGAGGTGTCTGGGGTCAAAGTGTCTAATGGATCCATAGAGAAAATGGCTGGTGGAGATTTCCTAGTTACTGTGAAAGAAGTGCCAGAAGGAGAGTTTGTGATATTGCTGAAAGGAAAAGACAAGACCTTCTCCAGCTTGTTTCAGAGGCAGACCACCACACTGATGTCTCAGTCCAAAGTCACTGTCAAG GCAATAGCAGACAGCTCCATGCTGCCAGGAGAAGaatttaaactaaattttaCTGTTGCAACTAATGGATCAAGTGGTACCTACACAATTCATGCAAGGAGTGACAAAAACATTACTGTGACGCATCCACCAAC GCTCAGTCTCATGAGCGGCGGCAGTGCTCAAGGGACAGTGTCTCTCACTCCTCCTGCTGATATGGTCTCAGGCACAGATGTTACGCTAACCATCGAGGCAGAGGGTCCTGGAGGAAGTGATTCTAACTATGCTGTCCTTCGCCTTTCTGTGCTATCCAAG GTGACTGACTTGACACCACCAAAATGTGAAATTGTCGATGTACAGGGCACTTGCTACTCCTCCTCTTGCAGCTCATCAAACTGGGAACTGTCTGTCAGCATCACTGACAATAATGGCACAGGCATCGAAAGCATTTCCATCCAGCAAGGCAGTGGAAACTTAACCCAGAAGGAAGTGGAAGACGGTGTGATGGGTCTATATGAGGCCTCATGTTGTTCAACTTCCGTGACTTTGTCCGCAGTTGACAAGGTCGGGAATGTGGGCAGATGCAGTTACACCATGAAGTCTAGTGCAGGCTTTCGCCTCATCAGCATGTCCCTCCCTCTGTGGGCATCTCTGCTTTTATACAGTTTTCTATGTGACTCCTTCACTCTGTAA